One stretch of Planococcus sp. PAMC 21323 DNA includes these proteins:
- a CDS encoding Zn-dependent hydrolase: protein MPKMNDNPLYEELRKDYDNKLNHSGVNGERLAKRLFELSQIGFVQVGGIKRPGFSDEEKAAKTLVKGWMKQAGLQVSEDGAGNVIARLEGLQKAPAIASGSHVDSVPNGGNFDGPLGVLSALEVVESWKETGYTPDKPFEVIIFSDEEGSRFNSGLTGSQAMIGSISDEEIARLRDFNGATLEQVLTHYGSSLESFKEAKRNLSELELFVEVHIEQGKKLEQAGQPVGIVNGIAGPAWLKVIFVGEAGHAGNTPMIGRKDCLVAAADYLQSIPTFPKAINDTAVATVGKLEVFPNGANVIPEKVEMLVDIRDINEEPRDLLIEQLIEQAKKIATNHEVHVTTNLNTRIKPVPIANDLQNRLATSLSKFDITPTYIPSGAGHDAMNLGRTIPVAMLFVRSKDGISHNPKEWSSLNDCVMGVHVLKDFIEDAMKR, encoded by the coding sequence ATGCCAAAAATGAATGACAACCCTTTATACGAGGAATTACGAAAAGATTACGATAATAAGCTTAACCATTCAGGTGTTAACGGTGAGCGTCTTGCGAAACGGTTGTTTGAATTGTCTCAGATTGGTTTTGTTCAAGTTGGCGGTATAAAACGACCTGGTTTTTCAGATGAAGAAAAAGCTGCGAAAACACTAGTTAAAGGTTGGATGAAACAAGCTGGTTTGCAAGTATCTGAGGATGGAGCGGGTAATGTTATAGCTCGCTTAGAAGGTTTGCAAAAAGCCCCAGCTATTGCTTCTGGTTCACACGTAGACAGTGTTCCGAATGGCGGAAATTTTGATGGTCCACTAGGTGTATTATCCGCACTTGAAGTAGTAGAATCATGGAAAGAAACGGGCTATACTCCAGACAAACCTTTTGAGGTTATTATTTTTTCAGATGAAGAAGGTTCACGCTTTAACAGTGGATTAACAGGCAGTCAAGCCATGATTGGTTCAATTTCTGATGAAGAGATAGCAAGGCTTCGTGATTTTAATGGAGCTACGTTAGAGCAAGTTCTAACTCATTACGGGAGCTCGCTTGAATCTTTTAAAGAGGCTAAACGAAATTTATCGGAACTAGAACTATTTGTAGAAGTACATATTGAACAAGGTAAAAAACTTGAACAAGCCGGTCAACCCGTTGGAATTGTAAATGGAATTGCGGGACCTGCTTGGCTCAAAGTTATATTTGTAGGTGAAGCTGGACATGCAGGAAACACGCCAATGATTGGTAGGAAAGACTGTTTAGTGGCAGCAGCAGATTATCTTCAGTCCATTCCAACATTTCCAAAAGCAATTAATGACACCGCCGTTGCTACGGTAGGGAAACTAGAAGTTTTTCCTAACGGGGCAAATGTAATACCCGAGAAAGTGGAAATGCTTGTGGATATTCGAGATATTAATGAAGAGCCAAGAGATCTTTTAATTGAGCAATTAATCGAGCAAGCAAAAAAAATAGCTACTAATCATGAGGTACATGTAACGACAAACTTGAATACTCGCATCAAGCCTGTTCCAATCGCCAATGATTTACAGAATCGACTTGCAACTTCTTTAAGCAAATTTGATATTACCCCAACCTACATTCCAAGCGGGGCTGGCCATGATGCAATGAATCTGGGCCGTACGATTCCTGTCGCGATGCTTTTTGTTAGAAGTAAAGATGGAATTAGTCATAACCCTAAAGAATGGTCTAGTTTAAACGATTGTGTGATGGGAGTTCATGTTTTAAAAGATTTTATCGAAGATGCAATGAAACGATAA
- a CDS encoding amidohydrolase, which translates to MINQTIKNAIKENSAEMIQIRRKLHSEPELSWEEFETSQFVYDYLTKLGIEVRKTEPTGVIGELKGGQQGKTVALRADMDALSVEELNSDLSYKSKVHGKMHACGHDVHTAMLLSAAKALVSVKEDIPGTVRFIFQPAEEVATGAKAMVEQGAVEGVDDVFGIHIWSQAATGAVACSPGPAFASADIFKVHFKGRGGHGAMPQACIDAAIIASSFVMNVQSVVSRTVDPMQSAVVTIGKMVVGTRFNIIAENAEIEGTVRCFDPAIRDHIEKQLQVYANHTAAIYGGTAEVEYIRGTQAVINGTESAKLVQEVAIEAFGENALYVEEPTMGGEDFSFYLDEVPGSFALVGSGNTEKDTQWAHHHGKFNVDEDSMTVGAELYAQYAWSFLTK; encoded by the coding sequence ATGATCAACCAAACAATAAAAAATGCCATAAAAGAAAATAGTGCAGAAATGATTCAAATCCGCCGCAAGCTTCATAGTGAACCTGAATTATCATGGGAAGAGTTTGAAACTTCACAGTTTGTATATGATTACTTAACAAAGCTAGGAATCGAGGTACGCAAGACAGAACCAACGGGAGTTATCGGAGAGCTCAAAGGTGGACAACAAGGAAAAACGGTTGCCCTACGTGCGGATATGGATGCTTTGTCTGTAGAAGAACTAAATTCAGACTTGTCGTATAAGTCAAAAGTACATGGCAAAATGCATGCATGTGGACACGACGTCCATACGGCAATGCTATTATCAGCAGCTAAAGCATTGGTCAGCGTTAAAGAGGATATTCCAGGCACTGTTCGTTTTATCTTCCAGCCTGCTGAAGAAGTGGCGACGGGTGCTAAAGCAATGGTAGAACAAGGTGCTGTTGAAGGAGTTGACGATGTTTTCGGCATTCATATATGGTCTCAAGCTGCAACGGGTGCAGTAGCTTGTAGTCCAGGACCTGCATTTGCTTCTGCTGATATTTTTAAAGTCCATTTTAAAGGGCGGGGCGGACATGGCGCAATGCCCCAAGCTTGCATCGATGCCGCAATTATTGCATCTTCATTCGTCATGAATGTACAATCAGTCGTCTCTCGAACAGTAGATCCCATGCAGTCCGCAGTTGTGACAATCGGCAAAATGGTTGTCGGGACTCGCTTTAACATTATTGCTGAAAATGCAGAGATCGAAGGGACAGTAAGATGTTTTGATCCAGCGATTCGTGATCATATTGAGAAGCAATTGCAAGTTTATGCCAATCATACAGCTGCAATTTATGGTGGTACTGCAGAAGTCGAATATATTCGCGGAACACAAGCCGTTATTAATGGAACAGAGAGTGCGAAATTAGTGCAAGAAGTGGCTATTGAAGCCTTCGGTGAAAACGCTCTTTATGTTGAAGAACCAACAATGGGTGGAGAAGATTTTTCTTTCTATTTAGATGAAGTTCCAGGAAGCTTTGCATTAGTCGGAAGTGGTAACACTGAGAAAGATACACAATGGGCACATCATCATGGGAAGTTTAATGTAGATGAAGATTCAATGACAGTAGGTGCAGAACTTTACGCTCAATATGCATGGTCTTTCTTAACAAAATAA
- a CDS encoding MarR family transcriptional regulator, with product MKVLEDQTYNKANVFPEEKILNDCREHFSSETEKMAEIGERFIQYFLKNASAEGVLFKTIKEITAEINISHQTLTKVLKTLESKEMIYRRNGIIGLWK from the coding sequence GTGAAAGTATTGGAAGATCAGACATACAATAAAGCGAACGTATTTCCAGAAGAAAAAATCTTAAACGATTGTCGTGAGCACTTCTCATCAGAAACTGAAAAAATGGCAGAAATTGGAGAGAGGTTTATTCAATATTTTTTGAAAAATGCTTCGGCAGAAGGTGTACTTTTTAAAACAATCAAAGAAATTACGGCTGAAATTAATATTTCACACCAAACCTTAACTAAAGTGCTGAAAACCTTAGAGTCTAAAGAAATGATTTATCGTAGAAACGGAATTATTGGTTTGTGGAAATAA